A window of the Streptomyces albireticuli genome harbors these coding sequences:
- a CDS encoding NAD-dependent epimerase/dehydratase family protein yields MRVLLLGANGYLGRYVADRLLADPAVQLTALGRGDDADVRFDLATGSPGALTRFLNAVHPGVVINCAGATRGGARDLTRHNTVAVATVCESLRRSGCGARLVQLGCSSEYGPSQPGSSTAEDAVPRPGGPYGVSKLAATELVLGSGLDAIVLRVFSPVGPGTPAGSPLGRLADAMRRAMQSGDSELKLSGLGVQRDFVDVRDVARAVHAASLSAAQGAVNIGTGRAVRLRDAASLLARVAGFGGALHELDDPHLGTPPAYPYPDGCGSWQQADVRTARDRLGWRPRIGLEESLADIWMEAACRI; encoded by the coding sequence ATGAGGGTCCTTCTGCTCGGTGCCAACGGCTACCTCGGCCGGTACGTGGCCGACCGGCTGCTCGCCGACCCCGCCGTCCAGCTCACCGCCCTCGGCCGCGGCGACGACGCGGACGTCCGCTTCGACCTGGCCACCGGCAGCCCCGGGGCGCTCACCCGCTTCCTCAACGCCGTGCACCCCGGCGTGGTGATCAACTGCGCGGGCGCCACCCGCGGCGGCGCCCGCGACCTCACCCGGCACAACACCGTCGCCGTCGCCACCGTCTGCGAGTCCCTCCGGCGCAGCGGCTGCGGCGCCCGCCTGGTCCAGCTCGGCTGCTCCTCCGAGTACGGACCCTCGCAGCCCGGCTCCTCCACGGCCGAGGACGCCGTCCCGCGCCCCGGCGGCCCGTACGGCGTCAGCAAGCTCGCCGCCACCGAGCTCGTCCTCGGCTCCGGCCTGGACGCCATCGTGCTGCGCGTCTTCTCACCCGTCGGGCCCGGCACCCCCGCCGGCTCCCCGCTGGGCCGGCTCGCCGACGCCATGCGCCGCGCCATGCAGAGCGGCGACAGCGAGCTCAAGCTCAGCGGCCTCGGGGTGCAGCGCGACTTCGTCGACGTCCGCGACGTGGCCCGCGCCGTCCACGCCGCCTCCCTCTCCGCCGCCCAGGGCGCCGTCAACATCGGCACCGGCCGCGCGGTCAGGCTCCGCGACGCCGCCTCCCTGCTCGCCCGCGTCGCGGGCTTCGGCGGCGCCCTCCACGAGCTGGACGACCCGCACCTCGGCACCCCGCCCGCCTACCCCTACCCGGACGGCTGCGGCAGCTGGCAGCAGGCCGACGTGCGCACCGCGCGCGACCGGCTCGGCTGGCGGCCCCGGATCGGCCTGGAGGAGTCGCTGGCCGACATCTGGATGGAGGCGGCGTGTCGTATCTGA
- the moeZ gene encoding adenylyltransferase/sulfurtransferase MoeZ, giving the protein MSLPPLVEPAAELTVDEVRRYSRHLIIPDVGMDGQKRLKNAKVLCVGAGGLGSPALMYLAAAGVGTLGIVEFDEVDESNLQRQIIHSQADIGRSKAESARDSVLGINPYVNVVLHQERLEAENVKEIFSQYDLIVDGTDNFATRYLVNDACVLLNKPYVWGSIYRFDGQASVFWSEHGPCYRCLYPEPPPPGMVPSCAEGGVLGVLCASIGSIQVNEAIKLLAGIGEPLVGRLMIYDALEMTYRQVKVRKDPGCAVCGENPTVTELIDYEAFCGVVSEEAQEAAAGSTITPRQLKEWIDADEKIDIIDVREPNEYEIVSIPGARLIPKNEFLMGNALQDLPQDKKIVLHCKTGVRSAEVLAVLKSAGFADAVHVGGGVIGWVNQIEPEKPVY; this is encoded by the coding sequence GTGTCGCTGCCACCCTTGGTCGAGCCGGCCGCCGAGCTCACCGTTGACGAGGTTCGTCGGTACTCCCGCCACCTGATCATCCCGGACGTCGGGATGGACGGGCAGAAGCGCCTGAAGAACGCGAAGGTGCTCTGCGTGGGTGCCGGCGGCCTCGGTTCCCCCGCCCTGATGTACCTCGCCGCGGCCGGCGTCGGCACCCTCGGCATCGTGGAGTTCGACGAGGTCGACGAATCGAATCTTCAGCGGCAGATCATCCACAGCCAGGCCGACATCGGCCGCTCCAAGGCCGAGTCCGCCCGTGACTCCGTGCTGGGCATCAACCCGTACGTGAACGTCGTCCTCCACCAGGAGCGCCTGGAGGCGGAGAACGTCAAGGAGATCTTCTCCCAGTACGACCTGATCGTGGACGGCACGGACAACTTCGCCACCCGCTACCTGGTCAACGACGCCTGCGTGCTGCTGAACAAGCCGTACGTCTGGGGCTCCATCTACCGCTTCGACGGTCAGGCGTCCGTCTTCTGGAGCGAGCACGGCCCCTGCTACCGCTGCCTCTACCCCGAGCCCCCGCCGCCGGGCATGGTGCCCTCCTGCGCCGAGGGCGGCGTGCTGGGCGTGCTGTGCGCCTCCATCGGCTCGATCCAGGTCAACGAGGCGATCAAGCTGCTCGCGGGCATCGGTGAGCCGCTGGTCGGCCGTCTGATGATCTACGACGCCCTGGAGATGACCTACCGCCAGGTCAAGGTCCGCAAGGACCCCGGCTGCGCGGTCTGCGGCGAGAACCCCACGGTCACCGAGCTGATCGACTACGAGGCGTTCTGCGGCGTGGTCTCGGAGGAGGCCCAGGAGGCCGCCGCGGGTTCCACGATCACTCCCCGGCAGCTCAAGGAGTGGATCGACGCGGACGAGAAGATCGACATCATCGACGTCCGCGAGCCCAACGAGTACGAGATCGTCTCGATCCCGGGCGCCCGGCTGATCCCGAAGAACGAGTTCCTGATGGGCAACGCCCTCCAGGACCTGCCGCAGGACAAGAAGATCGTCCTGCACTGCAAGACGGGTGTCCGCTCCGCGGAGGTCCTGGCGGTCCTGAAGTCCGCCGGGTTCGCGGACGCGGTGCACGTCGGCGGTGGCGTGATCGGCTGGGTCAACCAGATCGAGCCCGAGAAGCCGGTGTACTAG
- a CDS encoding spherulation-specific family 4 protein, which yields MSYLIPSGRRASPETDAPLRFGVPGIAHPLLAPAEWGELLRTDVPVDWVVLGSGAMAAPGASGGPGARPDPYCLPAVARLRDAGVRLLGHLDLKFGERPFEELLGEAQRYLNWYKVDGFSLDACPTGPAALPVVRRTVSALRTLRERARIVLVHGAHPCAGYAELADQLVTFCGPWSAYRWSQVAEWTADHPPERFCHLVHGVPRAHLDEALRIARWQGAGTIYFTDRTDRDEADPWEVMPGYWDEIVSRIGPGVSE from the coding sequence GTGTCGTATCTGATCCCCTCCGGCCGCCGGGCCTCACCCGAGACCGACGCCCCGCTGCGGTTCGGCGTCCCCGGCATCGCCCACCCGCTGCTCGCCCCCGCCGAATGGGGCGAACTCCTGCGCACCGACGTGCCCGTGGACTGGGTCGTGCTCGGCAGCGGCGCCATGGCCGCGCCCGGCGCCTCGGGCGGTCCGGGCGCCCGCCCGGACCCGTACTGCCTGCCCGCCGTCGCCCGGCTGCGGGACGCGGGCGTCCGGCTCCTCGGCCACCTGGACCTGAAGTTCGGCGAGCGCCCCTTCGAGGAGCTCCTCGGCGAGGCGCAGCGCTACCTCAACTGGTACAAGGTGGACGGCTTCTCGCTCGACGCCTGCCCCACGGGCCCGGCCGCGCTCCCCGTCGTCCGCCGCACCGTGAGCGCCCTGCGCACGCTGCGCGAGCGCGCCCGGATCGTCCTGGTCCACGGCGCCCACCCCTGCGCCGGGTACGCCGAACTCGCCGACCAGCTGGTGACCTTCTGCGGCCCGTGGTCCGCCTACCGCTGGTCGCAGGTGGCCGAGTGGACCGCCGACCACCCGCCCGAGCGCTTCTGCCACCTCGTGCACGGCGTCCCCCGGGCCCACCTGGACGAGGCGCTGCGCATCGCCCGCTGGCAGGGCGCCGGCACCATCTACTTCACCGACCGGACGGACCGGGACGAAGCGGACCCCTGGGAGGTGATGCCCGGCTACTGGGACGAGATCGTCTCGCGCATCGGACCTGGTGTCTCGGAATGA